A single Lactuca sativa cultivar Salinas chromosome 8, Lsat_Salinas_v11, whole genome shotgun sequence DNA region contains:
- the LOC111919689 gene encoding protein trichome birefringence-like 33: MKPPPTSSSSSSSSSISTSVLTRKGRLSPYLFTLLAFIIFVTFLYGQDLGCILGQLDLDISPNPSPPPYTTENYYKKLPFSIGETEKGCDVFSGKWVWDPLNRPLYQESECPYIQPQLTCQEHGRPDRDYQFWRWQPHGCSLPSFNASLMLETLRNKRMMFVGDSLNRGQYVSMVCLLHSLIPDNAKSMETIGSLTVFTAKDYNATIEFYWAPFLLESNSDDAIIHRVSDRVVRRGSINKHGKHWKGVDIMVFNTYLWWMTGLHFNILQGSFDDEVKEIVAVSTEDAYKMGMKSMLRWVRKNMDPNNTRLFFTSMSPSHQKSADWGAEPNGNCYNQTEMITDPNYWGSDCRKSIMKVIGDVFGKSKFPITFLNITQLSLYRKDAHTSIYKKQWSPLTPQQIANPVSYADCVHWCLPGLQDTWNELLFAKLFYP; the protein is encoded by the exons ATGAAGCCACctccaacttcttcttcttcttcttcttcttcttcaatctcAACCTCTGTTCTTACAAGAAAAGGTCGATTATCTCCATACCTTTTTACTTTATTAGCCTTCATCATCTTTGTCACCTTCTTATACGGTCAAGACCTCGGTTGCATCCTCGGACAACTTGATCTTGATATCAGTCCAAACCCATCACCACCGCCTTACACCACTG AGAATTATTACAAGAAATTGCCGTTTTCAATTGGGGAGACGGAGAAGGGATGTGATGTATTTAGCGGGAAGTGGGTGTGGGATCCGTTGAACCGGCCATTGTATCAAGAATCGGAGTGTCCCTACATTCAGCCGCAGCTCACATGTCAGGAGCATGGCCGGCCGGACCGGGATTATCAATTCTGGAGGTGGCAACCCCATGGTTGTTCTCTTCCAAG CTTCAATGCATCACTGATGCTAGAGACATTAAGAAATAAGAGGATGATGTTTGTTGGAGATTCCTTAAACAGAGGACAATACGTATCAATGGTGTGTCTTCTACATTCACTCATCCCCGATAACGCTAAATCCATGGAAACTATTGGTTCTCTAACAGTTTTCACTGCCAAG GATTACAATGCGACAATTGAATTCTATTGGGCTCCCTTTTTGCTTGAATCAAACTCCGATGATGCCATCATACATCGTGTCTCTGATAGAGTTGTACGAAGAGGTTCTATTAACAAGCATGGAAAACATTGGAAAGGGGTTGATATTATGGTCTTCAATACTTACCTTTGGTGGATGACTGGCCTTCACTTCAACATCTT GCAAGGATCGTTTGATGATGAAGTGAAAGAGATAGTAGCAGTGTCTACGGAGGATGCTTATAAAATGGGAATGAAAAGTATGTTGAGATGGGTAAGGAAGAATATGGATCCCAACAATACAAGGCTCTTCTTCACAAGCATGTCTCCTTCTCATCAAAA GAGCGCCGATTGGGGAGCAGAGCCAAATGGAAATTGTTACAACCAAACAGAAATGATTACAGATCCAAACTACTGGGGATCAGATTGTAGGAAAAGTATAATGAAAGTAATCGGAGACGTTTTTGGGAAATCAAAGTTTCCAATAACATTTTTAAACATCACACAACTCTCACTTTACCGAAAAGATGCCCACACCTCAATCTATAAGAAGCAATGGAGCCCTTTGACACCCCAACAAATAGCTAATCCGGTTAGCTATGCAGATTGTGTGCATTGGTGTTTACCTGGTCTTCAAGATACATGGAACGAACTCTTATTTGCCAAGCTTTTTtatccttga